A stretch of the Marinobacter sp. JH2 genome encodes the following:
- the rplT gene encoding 50S ribosomal protein L20, whose product MARVKRGVVARRRHKKILKQAKGYYGARSRVFRVAKQAVIKAGQYAYRDRRNRKRAFRALWIARINAGARANGLSYSRLIAGLKKANVEIDRKVLADLAMNEQQTFAVIVEKAKASL is encoded by the coding sequence ATGGCTCGTGTAAAACGTGGCGTGGTAGCACGTCGTCGTCATAAGAAGATTCTCAAGCAGGCCAAGGGTTATTACGGCGCTCGTAGCCGTGTATTCCGCGTTGCCAAGCAAGCGGTTATCAAAGCCGGTCAATACGCATACCGTGACCGTCGTAACCGTAAGCGTGCTTTCCGCGCTCTGTGGATTGCTCGTATCAACGCTGGTGCTCGTGCAAACGGTCTGTCTTACAGCCGTCTGATCGCTGGTCTGAAGAAAGCGAATGTTGAGATCGACCGTAAGGTTCTGGCTGACCTGGCCATGAACGAGCAGCAGACTTTTGCTGTTATTGTTGAGAAGGCCAAAGCATCCTTGTGA
- a CDS encoding glycerate kinase produces the protein MRIVIAPDSFKECLSADQVASALARGWAKAAPRDEIIEVPLADGGEGTTVALTEALHGQLHSVTVTGPLGEPVVARYGLADSANTAIIEVAEGSGLHCVPPDERNALSASSYGTGELMLEALAHKPKVLIMGLGGSATTDGGAGILQALGAKLLDKGGNPIPPGGIGLGKLASLDLQPALDAIGDARLVVACDVNNPLTGPKGAAVVFGPQKGASIQQLIKLDANLAHFARLAKKQGRDISSFPGSGAAGGIGGMVVGILGAQLRPGIELVMDTVELESHIETADLVITAEGAIDNQSAYGKTPAGVSLMAKKYGVPVVGFAGMLGQDFSALQTKGLTAAFSITRGPMELQNAYAQAEANLEQCAEQLALLAHALHKS, from the coding sequence ATGCGTATTGTCATTGCTCCTGACTCGTTCAAGGAATGCCTGTCAGCCGATCAGGTTGCCAGCGCGTTGGCCCGAGGCTGGGCAAAGGCGGCGCCGCGAGACGAGATCATCGAAGTACCTCTAGCAGATGGTGGAGAAGGCACAACTGTTGCGCTGACCGAAGCCCTTCACGGGCAATTGCATTCAGTCACAGTAACAGGGCCACTGGGAGAACCCGTGGTCGCCCGCTATGGGCTGGCAGATAGCGCCAATACGGCCATTATTGAAGTCGCTGAAGGAAGCGGCCTGCACTGTGTGCCGCCTGATGAGCGAAACGCGTTATCTGCTTCAAGTTACGGTACCGGCGAATTAATGTTGGAAGCACTGGCTCACAAGCCAAAAGTGCTGATCATGGGGCTGGGCGGCAGCGCGACGACGGATGGCGGCGCTGGCATCTTGCAGGCACTCGGCGCAAAGCTCCTCGACAAGGGAGGCAATCCTATTCCTCCAGGCGGAATAGGATTGGGCAAACTCGCCAGTCTGGACTTGCAGCCAGCGCTTGATGCCATAGGAGACGCACGCTTAGTCGTTGCCTGCGACGTTAACAATCCGTTGACGGGTCCTAAGGGCGCAGCAGTCGTGTTCGGTCCTCAAAAAGGCGCAAGCATTCAGCAGCTCATTAAGCTGGACGCTAACCTGGCTCACTTCGCCCGATTGGCCAAAAAGCAGGGCCGGGATATTTCTAGCTTCCCCGGCAGCGGCGCCGCGGGTGGTATCGGTGGGATGGTCGTCGGTATTCTCGGAGCGCAATTGCGCCCCGGAATTGAGCTTGTCATGGATACCGTCGAGCTGGAAAGCCACATCGAGACTGCGGACTTGGTGATCACCGCTGAGGGTGCCATAGACAACCAAAGCGCTTACGGTAAAACCCCCGCAGGAGTGTCGCTTATGGCAAAGAAATATGGTGTACCGGTTGTAGGCTTTGCCGGCATGTTGGGGCAAGACTTTTCAGCCCTGCAAACCAAAGGGCTGACCGCGGCTTTTTCGATAACCCGGGGGCCGATGGAACTTCAAAATGCCTATGCCCAAGCAGAGGCTAACCTGGAACAATGTGCCGAACAGCTTGCTCTGCTCGCCCACGCTCTACACAAAAGCTGA
- the ihfA gene encoding integration host factor subunit alpha, with the protein MTALTKADMAERLYEELGLNKREAKEMVEAFFDEIRGALSHNEQVKLSGFGNFDLRDKKQRPGRNPKTGEEIPISARRVVTFRPGQKLKQKVETYAGTES; encoded by the coding sequence ATGACGGCTTTGACGAAAGCGGATATGGCGGAGCGCTTGTACGAAGAATTAGGTCTGAACAAGCGGGAAGCCAAAGAAATGGTAGAAGCTTTCTTCGATGAAATCAGAGGTGCTCTCAGTCACAATGAGCAGGTGAAGTTGTCGGGATTCGGCAACTTTGACCTCCGTGACAAGAAACAGCGCCCCGGGCGTAACCCCAAAACGGGTGAAGAGATCCCTATCAGCGCCCGACGCGTCGTTACCTTCAGGCCCGGCCAAAAACTGAAACAAAAAGTAGAAACGTATGCTGGAACCGAGTCATAA
- a CDS encoding MerR family transcriptional regulator, with product MLEPSHNNELPVIPGKRYFTIGEVAELCAVKAHVLRYWEQEFPQLSPVKRRGNRRYYQRADVITIRQIRSLLYDQGYTIGGAKQKLSSSEVKDDTSQYKQLIRQMITELEEVLDVLNAPAK from the coding sequence ATGCTGGAACCGAGTCATAACAACGAGCTTCCCGTTATTCCGGGGAAACGCTACTTCACCATTGGTGAGGTTGCGGAGCTGTGTGCCGTTAAAGCACACGTACTGAGGTATTGGGAGCAAGAGTTCCCGCAGCTCTCGCCGGTTAAACGCCGGGGTAACCGTCGTTATTATCAGCGTGCTGATGTTATCACCATACGGCAGATCCGTAGCTTGCTTTATGATCAGGGCTACACCATTGGGGGTGCCAAACAAAAGTTGAGCAGCTCCGAGGTGAAAGACGATACCTCCCAGTACAAGCAGCTGATTCGCCAAATGATTACCGAACTTGAAGAAGTATTGGATGTGTTGAACGCCCCAGCCAAGTAA
- the pheS gene encoding phenylalanine--tRNA ligase subunit alpha: MENLEQLVQDGLSAVEASDNLQALDQIRVEYLGKKGTITQQAKTLGKLSAEERPAAGQKINEAKGQVEQAINARRADLEKVAIEAKLASESIDVTLPGRGQDLGGLHPVTRTLQRIEEIFARAGYSVEQGPEIEDDYHNFEALNIPGHHPARAMHDTFYFNPGTLLRTHTSPVQIRTMEAGKPPFRMICPGRVYRCDSDMTHTPMFHQVEGLLIEKSVSFADLKSTVEEFLRVFFERDLKVRFRPSYFPFTEPSAEVDIEWGREADGSIKWLEVMGCGMVHPKVFEHCGIDAEEYRGFAFGLGVERLAMLRYGVKDLRMFFENDLRFLRQFR; the protein is encoded by the coding sequence ATGGAAAACCTTGAACAGTTGGTTCAGGACGGATTGAGTGCAGTCGAAGCGTCAGACAACCTTCAGGCGCTTGATCAAATTCGCGTAGAGTACCTCGGTAAGAAAGGCACTATTACTCAGCAAGCCAAAACTCTGGGTAAGCTTTCAGCAGAGGAGCGCCCTGCAGCCGGCCAAAAAATCAATGAAGCCAAAGGGCAGGTTGAACAGGCTATTAACGCCCGCCGCGCCGATCTTGAAAAGGTCGCCATTGAGGCGAAACTGGCCAGCGAATCCATTGATGTAACCTTGCCAGGCCGTGGGCAAGATCTGGGTGGCTTGCACCCGGTGACTCGCACACTCCAGCGCATTGAAGAAATTTTTGCTCGCGCCGGTTACAGCGTCGAGCAGGGGCCCGAAATCGAAGATGACTACCATAACTTCGAAGCCCTCAATATCCCGGGTCATCACCCGGCTCGTGCCATGCACGATACCTTTTATTTCAACCCGGGCACGCTGTTGCGTACTCACACATCTCCTGTTCAGATCCGTACTATGGAAGCCGGTAAGCCGCCGTTCCGTATGATCTGCCCAGGACGAGTATATCGTTGTGACTCGGATATGACGCACACGCCAATGTTTCATCAGGTTGAAGGGCTGCTGATCGAAAAGAGCGTGAGCTTTGCGGACCTTAAGAGCACCGTAGAAGAGTTCCTGCGAGTGTTCTTCGAACGTGATTTGAAAGTTCGCTTCCGTCCCTCTTATTTCCCGTTCACCGAACCCTCTGCAGAAGTGGATATCGAGTGGGGCCGGGAAGCCGATGGTAGCATTAAGTGGCTGGAAGTAATGGGGTGCGGAATGGTGCATCCGAAAGTGTTCGAGCATTGCGGCATTGATGCCGAAGAATATCGTGGATTTGCATTTGGTCTGGGCGTTGAGCGCTTGGCCATGCTTCGTTACGGCGTAAAAGATCTGCGCATGTTCTTCGAAAACGACCTGCGTTTCTTGCGCCAGTTCCGTTAA
- the rpmI gene encoding 50S ribosomal protein L35, with the protein MPKMKTKSGATKRFKKTATGFKHKQSFTSHILTKKSPKRKRQLRGTKLIAKSDVASIKRMTAC; encoded by the coding sequence ATGCCTAAGATGAAAACTAAGAGTGGAGCTACCAAACGGTTCAAGAAAACCGCTACTGGCTTCAAGCACAAGCAGTCCTTCACCAGTCACATCCTGACCAAGAAGAGCCCTAAGCGTAAGCGTCAGCTGCGTGGCACCAAGCTGATTGCTAAGTCCGATGTGGCTTCAATCAAGCGTATGACGGCGTGCTGA
- the pheT gene encoding phenylalanine--tRNA ligase subunit beta, translating into MKFSEQWLREWVNPSIDSQALMDQITMAGLEVDGFEPVAGEFSGVIVGEVLSVEAHPDADKLRVCQVSNGEETVQVVCGAPNVREGLKVPFAEVGAVLPGNFKIKKAKLRGQPSQGMLCSESELTLSESHDGLMELPDDAPVGQSMVDYLKLNDIAIDVDLTPNRSDCLSIKGLAREVGVLSSLVVGVPEIETVEAVHSEVPAIRIEAPEACPRYLGRVLRNVNLKAETPLWMQEKLRRSGIRSIDAAVDVTNYVMLELGQPLHAFDREEISGGIVVRMAKAGEKLVLLDGQEVELTAETLVIADHDKPIAIAGVMGGEHSGVNDKTQDLVLESAYFEPIAMAGKARHYGLHTDASHRFERGVDYELAREAMERATRLLMDIVGGEPGEIVEVVSWEDLPKAKTVDLREKRLADVLGLAIDRTTVEEILSRLGLRVEKLLKDGWRISVPSFRPDISIEEDLIEEVGRIYGYNNLPVTEPTGSLGLSVREEAVRPLSAFRNFFVAQGYQEAITYSFVDPKVQQLVDPDREGIALANPISADLSVMRTTLWSGLIKTVQHNQNRQQPRIRLFETGLRFVKDGDQIDQQPMLAGVVVGNQTPENWTNGRRASDFFDVKGELESLFQVLGIEVQFRAGLHPALHPGQTAELVRDGESVGWLGTLHPQVQKNLELNGTILMFELFLNSIVTGYVPNFKDVSKFPEVRRDLAIIIGSEVSFAQVEEIARKQAGEHLTDMRVFDVYEGESLGEGNRSLALSLFWQHPERTLNEDEVHTLFNGVIDSLKEELGATLRS; encoded by the coding sequence ATGAAATTCAGTGAACAGTGGCTGCGAGAGTGGGTTAATCCGAGCATAGATTCCCAGGCATTGATGGACCAGATCACCATGGCTGGTCTGGAAGTAGACGGTTTTGAACCGGTAGCCGGCGAATTTTCCGGTGTAATCGTGGGCGAGGTGCTTTCTGTAGAAGCGCACCCGGATGCCGATAAGCTTCGTGTTTGCCAGGTCAGCAATGGCGAAGAAACCGTACAGGTTGTTTGTGGCGCTCCTAACGTTCGTGAAGGGCTGAAGGTGCCTTTCGCTGAAGTAGGTGCGGTGCTGCCCGGCAACTTCAAGATTAAAAAAGCCAAACTGCGTGGCCAGCCTTCTCAGGGCATGTTGTGTTCGGAATCAGAACTGACTCTGTCTGAAAGCCACGATGGTTTGATGGAACTGCCTGACGATGCTCCGGTTGGCCAGAGCATGGTTGATTACCTCAAGCTGAACGACATCGCCATTGATGTTGATTTGACACCCAACCGCAGTGATTGCTTGTCTATCAAAGGGTTGGCTCGCGAAGTGGGTGTGCTGAGCAGTTTGGTGGTGGGAGTTCCTGAAATTGAGACGGTTGAGGCCGTTCATTCTGAGGTTCCTGCCATTCGCATCGAAGCGCCGGAGGCCTGCCCCCGTTATCTGGGGCGTGTTCTGCGTAACGTAAACCTGAAAGCCGAAACGCCGTTGTGGATGCAGGAGAAACTGCGTCGTTCCGGTATTCGTTCCATCGACGCTGCGGTTGATGTGACTAACTATGTGATGCTGGAACTCGGTCAGCCTCTGCATGCTTTTGACCGGGAAGAAATTTCAGGTGGCATCGTTGTTCGCATGGCGAAAGCCGGCGAGAAACTGGTGTTGCTGGACGGTCAGGAAGTTGAACTAACGGCTGAAACTCTGGTAATCGCTGATCACGACAAGCCGATCGCCATTGCCGGCGTAATGGGCGGTGAGCATTCCGGCGTGAATGACAAGACTCAGGATCTGGTCCTGGAGTCTGCCTACTTCGAACCTATTGCGATGGCCGGCAAGGCACGTCACTACGGTTTGCATACCGACGCGTCTCACCGTTTTGAGCGCGGCGTTGATTACGAACTGGCCCGCGAGGCAATGGAGCGGGCAACCCGCCTGTTGATGGACATTGTTGGCGGGGAGCCGGGTGAAATTGTTGAAGTGGTCAGCTGGGAAGATCTGCCGAAAGCAAAAACCGTTGACCTGCGTGAGAAACGGTTGGCCGACGTTCTTGGTTTGGCGATTGACCGCACCACAGTAGAAGAGATTCTGTCTCGACTCGGTTTGCGTGTTGAAAAACTTTTGAAGGATGGTTGGCGCATCAGTGTGCCCAGCTTCCGCCCGGATATTTCGATCGAAGAAGATCTGATAGAAGAAGTTGGACGCATTTATGGCTACAACAACCTTCCGGTAACCGAGCCTACGGGCTCGTTAGGCCTGAGTGTTCGGGAAGAAGCGGTGCGGCCACTATCGGCGTTTCGCAATTTCTTTGTGGCCCAAGGCTACCAGGAAGCTATTACCTACAGCTTTGTCGACCCCAAAGTACAGCAGTTGGTTGATCCCGATCGGGAAGGTATCGCCTTGGCGAACCCGATTTCGGCAGATCTTTCTGTCATGCGCACAACACTTTGGAGCGGCCTGATTAAGACGGTTCAGCACAACCAGAATCGTCAGCAGCCTCGAATCCGTTTGTTCGAGACCGGTCTTCGCTTTGTGAAAGACGGTGATCAGATCGATCAGCAGCCAATGCTGGCAGGTGTTGTTGTGGGCAACCAGACTCCTGAAAATTGGACCAACGGCCGCCGTGCGTCAGACTTCTTTGATGTGAAAGGTGAGCTGGAAAGTTTGTTCCAGGTACTCGGTATTGAGGTTCAGTTCCGAGCAGGCCTGCACCCGGCGTTGCATCCCGGGCAAACGGCAGAGCTTGTGCGCGATGGCGAGAGTGTAGGTTGGTTGGGAACTTTGCACCCTCAAGTGCAGAAAAACCTTGAACTTAATGGCACGATTCTAATGTTTGAGCTATTCTTGAATTCAATCGTGACTGGATATGTGCCTAATTTCAAAGATGTTTCGAAATTCCCGGAAGTTCGAAGAGATTTGGCTATCATTATCGGAAGCGAAGTGTCGTTCGCGCAGGTTGAAGAAATAGCTCGCAAACAAGCCGGCGAACACCTAACAGACATGCGTGTGTTTGATGTCTATGAGGGTGAAAGCCTGGGTGAGGGCAATCGCAGTTTGGCCCTAAGCCTGTTCTGGCAACATCCCGAGCGCACGCTGAATGAAGACGAAGTGCATACGCTCTTCAACGGGGTTATCGATTCCCTTAAAGAAGAGCTGGGGGCAACACTGAGGAGTTGA
- a CDS encoding GntP family permease yields MHLVLILVAVIIFIVFATSRLKLNPFITLLLASFLAAFAFGLPLADIEKTIRAGFGNILGYIGLVIVLGTIIGVILERTGAAIVMAESVVKWLGERFPTLTMSLVGFIVSIPVFCDSGYVILNSLKRSMARTLNASPVAMTVALSTGLFATHTLVPPTPGPIAAAGNLGLENNLGLVIAVGLVFAIIAALAGLFWASRCKNLPSTELEQAEEAFEEAKQHYGELPSASKAFAPIFVPILLICIGSFANYPTAPLGDGMVYDILNFLGKPLNALLIGLGFALTLLQGNNKLEEFGRHTSKGLEVAAPIILITGAGGAFGAVLAATPLGSYLGDTLSTLGLGVMMPFIVAAALKSAQGSSTVALVTASALVAPLLPQLGLDSELGRVLTVMAVGAGAMTVSHANDSYFWVVSQFSKMNVATAYKSHTTATLVMGLVTIACVWLTSLVAL; encoded by the coding sequence ATGCATCTGGTGCTAATTTTGGTAGCGGTCATAATTTTTATTGTGTTTGCCACCAGCCGTTTAAAACTGAACCCTTTTATTACCCTATTGCTCGCCTCGTTTTTGGCCGCCTTTGCCTTTGGCCTGCCGTTAGCTGACATCGAAAAAACCATTCGCGCCGGCTTCGGTAACATTCTGGGCTACATTGGTCTGGTGATTGTGCTGGGAACCATTATTGGTGTGATTCTTGAACGCACTGGCGCCGCCATCGTGATGGCCGAAAGCGTCGTGAAATGGCTCGGTGAGAGATTCCCAACACTCACCATGTCGCTTGTCGGCTTTATCGTCTCCATTCCTGTTTTTTGTGATTCCGGCTATGTCATATTGAACAGCCTGAAACGCTCAATGGCCAGAACACTCAATGCCTCCCCTGTGGCCATGACTGTTGCATTGTCCACAGGCCTATTCGCCACCCATACTTTGGTTCCGCCAACTCCGGGCCCTATTGCCGCGGCAGGCAACCTGGGACTGGAAAACAATCTGGGCTTGGTTATTGCTGTCGGGCTTGTATTCGCAATCATTGCGGCCTTAGCAGGGCTGTTCTGGGCATCCCGGTGCAAGAACCTGCCAAGCACCGAACTCGAACAAGCAGAAGAGGCTTTCGAAGAAGCCAAACAGCACTATGGGGAACTTCCTTCGGCCAGCAAGGCGTTTGCACCGATCTTCGTCCCAATCTTACTGATCTGCATAGGCTCCTTTGCCAACTACCCCACCGCACCGCTGGGTGACGGAATGGTTTATGACATTCTGAACTTCCTCGGCAAGCCCTTGAACGCCCTGTTAATTGGCCTCGGTTTTGCGCTCACTCTCCTGCAAGGCAACAACAAGCTTGAAGAGTTCGGCCGTCATACCAGCAAAGGCCTGGAAGTGGCTGCGCCAATTATTCTGATTACCGGTGCCGGCGGTGCATTCGGCGCCGTTCTAGCCGCCACGCCTCTGGGAAGCTACCTGGGCGACACCCTCTCAACCCTAGGGTTAGGTGTCATGATGCCATTCATTGTAGCCGCGGCCCTCAAGTCTGCTCAGGGCTCCTCCACCGTTGCACTGGTTACGGCCTCAGCACTTGTTGCCCCGCTTCTGCCTCAGCTTGGACTGGATTCCGAGCTTGGCCGGGTGTTGACAGTAATGGCTGTGGGCGCCGGCGCTATGACGGTATCCCATGCCAACGACAGTTACTTCTGGGTGGTATCACAGTTCAGCAAAATGAACGTTGCAACCGCCTATAAATCGCACACAACGGCAACACTGGTTATGGGTCTGGTGACCATTGCATGCGTGTGGCTAACCTCACTGGTGGCTTTGTAG
- the infC gene encoding translation initiation factor IF-3, with translation MKQRANRGRTPKAPINENIDATEVRLIDAEGNQVGVVPIEDALRMAEEATLDLVQVTDSDPIVCKIMDYGKKIFEEKKAKAAAKKKQKQTQVKELKFRPGTEEGDYQVKLRNLVRFLEAGDRGKITIRFRGREMAHQEIGMKLMGRIETDIEEIATVEMRPKMEGRQMTMIVAPRKKK, from the coding sequence ATTAAACAGCGAGCGAATCGGGGGCGTACTCCAAAAGCGCCTATCAATGAGAATATTGACGCAACTGAAGTCCGCTTGATCGATGCCGAAGGCAATCAGGTTGGTGTTGTTCCAATTGAGGACGCTCTCCGCATGGCGGAAGAAGCGACACTTGATCTGGTACAGGTTACGGATTCCGATCCGATCGTCTGTAAAATAATGGACTACGGCAAGAAAATCTTCGAAGAGAAGAAAGCGAAAGCGGCTGCCAAGAAAAAGCAGAAGCAGACGCAGGTCAAAGAGCTTAAGTTCCGTCCAGGAACTGAAGAAGGGGATTATCAGGTAAAACTACGCAACCTGGTACGTTTCCTTGAAGCCGGGGACCGCGGCAAGATCACTATTCGTTTCCGGGGCCGTGAGATGGCACACCAAGAAATTGGTATGAAACTCATGGGCCGGATCGAAACGGATATTGAGGAAATTGCAACGGTAGAGATGCGGCCAAAGATGGAAGGCCGGCAGATGACCATGATTGTGGCTCCCCGCAAAAAGAAGTGA
- the thrS gene encoding threonine--tRNA ligase, whose translation MPVITLPDGSHRSFAEPVTVHDVAADIGAGLAKAALAGKVDGQLVDTSHLIENDAELAIVTERDEDGVDVVRHSTAHLLAMAVKELFPEAQVTIGPVVDNGFYYDFKYDRPFTNEDLARIEKRMEELAKQDIPVSRSVLSRDEAVKLFEEMGEEYKVQIIEDIPGDEDLSFYRQGDFIDLCRGPHVPNTGKLKAFKLTKVAGAFWRGDHNNEQLQRVYGTAWGNKKDLKAYLNRLEEAEKRDHRKIGKKLKLFHMQEESPGMVFWHPDGWSLYQEIEQYMRGKLRNHGYQEIKTPQVVSRTLWEKSGHWDKFSDAMFTTESEKHDYAIKPMNCPCHVQVFNQGLKSYKDLPLRLAEFGSCHRNEASGALHGLMRVRGFTQDDAHIFCEEDAIQEEVSAFIHLLHEVYEDFGFSEILYKLSTRPEKRVGSDEVWDKSEAALEEALNRSGVDWELLPGEGAFYGPKIEFSLKDCIGRVWQCGTIQVDFSMPGRLGAQYVADNSERKTPVMLHRAVLGSFERFIGILIEEYEGAFPTWLAPTQIAVLNITDNQRDYCEKLAKKWDSLGYRVNADLRNEKIGFKIREHTLNKVPYLVVVGDKEIENNAVAVRTRKGEDLGTLSLEAFEQLLADDIQRKGKTKTEI comes from the coding sequence ATGCCCGTCATTACCCTGCCAGACGGCAGTCACCGCAGTTTTGCAGAACCCGTTACCGTTCACGATGTTGCCGCTGATATCGGCGCAGGCTTGGCTAAGGCTGCTCTGGCAGGCAAAGTGGATGGTCAGCTCGTGGATACCAGTCATCTAATTGAGAATGATGCGGAGCTGGCGATCGTAACGGAACGTGATGAAGACGGCGTAGACGTGGTTCGCCACTCTACCGCTCACCTGTTGGCAATGGCGGTGAAAGAGCTGTTCCCTGAAGCCCAGGTAACCATCGGCCCTGTCGTGGACAATGGCTTCTACTACGATTTTAAATACGATCGTCCGTTTACCAATGAAGATCTGGCGCGTATTGAAAAACGCATGGAAGAACTCGCAAAACAGGATATTCCGGTTTCCCGTTCCGTGTTGTCCCGGGATGAAGCCGTCAAGCTGTTCGAAGAGATGGGTGAAGAGTACAAAGTTCAAATCATCGAAGACATTCCCGGTGATGAGGATCTGTCGTTCTACCGTCAGGGTGACTTCATCGACTTATGTCGTGGTCCCCACGTACCAAACACGGGTAAGCTGAAAGCGTTCAAGCTGACCAAGGTGGCGGGTGCTTTCTGGCGTGGCGACCACAACAACGAGCAGTTGCAGCGCGTTTACGGCACAGCTTGGGGCAATAAAAAGGATCTTAAAGCTTATTTAAACCGCCTCGAAGAGGCAGAAAAGCGTGATCACCGTAAAATTGGCAAAAAACTGAAGCTGTTCCATATGCAGGAAGAGTCGCCGGGTATGGTGTTCTGGCATCCGGATGGCTGGTCGCTGTATCAGGAAATCGAGCAGTACATGCGCGGCAAACTGCGTAATCACGGTTATCAGGAAATTAAAACGCCGCAGGTGGTTTCTCGTACGCTTTGGGAAAAGTCTGGTCACTGGGACAAATTCTCGGATGCCATGTTTACCACAGAATCCGAGAAGCACGATTACGCCATCAAGCCTATGAACTGCCCCTGTCACGTGCAGGTGTTTAACCAAGGCTTGAAGAGTTACAAAGATTTGCCGCTACGTTTGGCCGAGTTTGGTTCTTGTCACCGAAACGAAGCTTCCGGTGCACTGCATGGTTTGATGCGAGTTCGCGGCTTTACCCAGGATGATGCTCACATTTTCTGCGAAGAAGATGCGATTCAGGAAGAAGTGTCCGCGTTTATCCATCTGCTGCACGAAGTTTATGAAGACTTCGGTTTCTCCGAAATCCTTTACAAGCTATCAACTCGTCCGGAAAAGCGGGTAGGCTCTGACGAAGTATGGGATAAGTCTGAGGCTGCATTGGAAGAAGCCTTGAACCGTTCGGGTGTTGACTGGGAGCTGTTGCCGGGCGAAGGTGCGTTCTACGGTCCTAAAATTGAGTTCTCTCTGAAAGACTGCATCGGCCGTGTCTGGCAGTGCGGTACGATTCAGGTGGATTTCTCGATGCCAGGCCGTTTGGGGGCTCAGTACGTTGCGGATAACTCTGAGCGGAAAACGCCAGTTATGCTGCATCGCGCCGTTCTCGGGTCTTTTGAGCGATTCATTGGTATACTGATCGAAGAATACGAAGGTGCATTCCCCACCTGGCTGGCTCCAACACAGATTGCAGTCCTGAATATCACCGATAATCAGCGTGATTACTGTGAAAAATTGGCCAAAAAATGGGATTCTTTGGGATATCGGGTAAATGCTGACTTGAGAAACGAGAAGATCGGCTTTAAAATCCGCGAGCATACTCTTAACAAGGTTCCCTATCTTGTCGTTGTAGGCGACAAAGAAATCGAAAACAATGCGGTTGCCGTGCGTACCCGTAAAGGTGAAGATTTAGGAACTTTATCGCTTGAAGCGTTTGAACAGCTTTTGGCTGATGACATTCAACGCAAAGGCAAAACTAAAACGGAGATCTAA